In a genomic window of Arachnia rubra:
- a CDS encoding glycerophosphodiester phosphodiesterase: MTAIWAHRGASAYAPENTIPAFEQAIEMGADGVEFDVQRTSDGQLVVIHDETINRTSNGFGRVVDLTLEQLRLCNFSNGFVGHRKVQIPTLREALDLLGPTGLRINIELKNSVELYPGMESEALDIVQEAGLLDRVLFSSFNHFSLANLRDAVPAENLALLYSDGLYDPWKYAHLFGARYLHPHFYALQQPNYMWLCHEAGIGVNVWTVDKNEDIRALAALGVDAIFTNLPDRARRALERPYL, translated from the coding sequence ATGACAGCGATCTGGGCTCACCGCGGAGCATCGGCTTACGCTCCTGAGAACACCATTCCGGCTTTCGAGCAGGCCATCGAGATGGGGGCGGACGGCGTCGAGTTCGACGTCCAGCGCACCAGCGACGGGCAGCTCGTCGTCATTCACGACGAGACCATCAACCGCACCTCGAACGGGTTCGGGAGGGTGGTGGACCTGACGCTGGAGCAGCTGCGGCTGTGCAACTTCAGCAACGGCTTCGTCGGGCACCGCAAGGTGCAGATCCCGACACTGCGGGAGGCCCTCGACCTGCTCGGCCCCACCGGGCTGCGCATCAACATCGAGTTGAAGAACTCCGTCGAGCTCTACCCCGGCATGGAGAGCGAGGCCCTCGACATCGTCCAGGAGGCGGGGCTGCTCGACCGGGTGCTGTTCTCCTCCTTCAACCACTTCTCCCTGGCGAACCTGCGCGACGCCGTCCCGGCGGAGAACCTGGCCCTGCTGTACTCCGACGGCCTCTACGACCCGTGGAAGTACGCCCATCTCTTCGGCGCCCGCTACCTGCACCCGCACTTCTACGCGCTCCAGCAGCCGAACTACATGTGGCTGTGCCACGAGGCCGGGATCGGGGTGAACGTGTGGACGGTCGACAAGAACGAGGACATCCGGGCCCTCGCGGCCCTGGGGGTCGACGCCATCTTCACGAACCTTCCCGACCGGGCCCGCCGCGCCCTGGAACGCCCCTATCTCTGA
- a CDS encoding helix-turn-helix transcriptional regulator, whose product MVCPPTAAPPSGGGRGLAGIARRIAEAGGEFYAGPAGDQWVLAPRITRELLARSVLNQQPQPRLDERQAAARALLRRLSERELEVLVAVGRGLTNAEIAETQHLAPSSVKTYISRLLTKLGRRDRVGLVILARDADLR is encoded by the coding sequence GTGGTCTGCCCCCCCACCGCGGCGCCGCCCTCCGGGGGTGGCCGGGGCCTGGCCGGCATAGCGCGCCGCATCGCCGAGGCGGGCGGTGAGTTTTACGCAGGTCCTGCCGGCGACCAGTGGGTGCTGGCCCCGCGTATCACCCGCGAACTCCTGGCTCGCAGCGTCCTGAACCAGCAGCCGCAACCCCGGCTGGACGAACGCCAGGCAGCGGCCAGGGCGCTTCTGAGGCGGCTCAGCGAACGAGAGCTGGAGGTGCTGGTCGCCGTCGGACGGGGCTTGACGAACGCCGAGATTGCCGAAACCCAGCACCTGGCCCCGTCGAGCGTGAAAACCTACATCAGCCGGCTGCTGACCAAGCTCGGCCGCCGCGACCGGGTGGGTTTGGTGATCCTCGCCCGTGATGCCGACCTTCGCTGA
- a CDS encoding sensor histidine kinase has product MSSDIRTRRTPFEARIEGWEHNPRLVDGFWCGFVALYLTVMVWRLPLTQHLSLGLLPWEIICAAAGLVAVALRRRYPEAAVGLVIVAALAEAVLTGAFLVMVPAVMVQYSIVRAGRLPAAVVATVLLQAAVLAGSWLAAPGGRVSGGYFSMAFMLLAGASAGLLIRWRYDRLQARDHDLRADASQRQAQARMSIATDLHDTVGHALTAVISLSRGALATFDDDPAAAREALVMLQEAAQVGLDRTRGVVAQLNSDTPVSNDGDDTVAGLVARVRAAGRRVRVVAGPAPEVAHSLVVPVVREALTNALRYADDSQILVAVTPAAAGGAEVRVASGLPPHRGAALRGWPGPGRHSAPHRRGGR; this is encoded by the coding sequence GTGAGCAGCGACATCCGGACGCGGCGCACTCCTTTCGAGGCCCGGATCGAGGGCTGGGAGCACAATCCCCGCCTGGTCGACGGCTTCTGGTGCGGGTTCGTAGCGCTGTACCTGACGGTCATGGTCTGGCGGCTGCCGCTGACCCAGCACCTCTCCCTGGGGTTGCTGCCGTGGGAGATCATCTGCGCGGCCGCCGGGCTAGTGGCGGTGGCTCTGCGACGCCGGTACCCGGAGGCCGCGGTGGGGCTGGTGATCGTCGCTGCGCTCGCCGAGGCGGTGCTGACTGGTGCTTTTCTCGTCATGGTCCCGGCGGTCATGGTGCAGTACAGCATCGTGCGGGCCGGCCGTCTCCCCGCGGCGGTGGTGGCCACCGTGCTGCTGCAGGCGGCGGTGCTGGCCGGGAGCTGGCTCGCGGCGCCTGGGGGCCGGGTCAGTGGAGGCTATTTCTCCATGGCCTTCATGCTGCTGGCCGGGGCATCCGCTGGGCTATTGATCAGGTGGCGGTACGACCGGTTACAGGCCCGCGACCACGACCTGCGCGCTGATGCCTCCCAGCGTCAGGCCCAGGCCCGGATGTCCATCGCGACCGATCTCCACGACACCGTCGGGCATGCCCTGACCGCCGTCATCAGCCTGTCGCGGGGCGCGCTGGCGACCTTCGATGACGACCCCGCCGCCGCCCGCGAGGCCCTCGTCATGCTGCAAGAGGCCGCCCAGGTGGGGTTGGACCGCACCCGCGGCGTGGTTGCCCAGCTGAACAGCGACACCCCGGTCAGCAACGACGGCGACGACACGGTTGCCGGGCTGGTCGCGCGGGTCCGGGCTGCGGGCCGGAGGGTCCGGGTCGTCGCGGGGCCCGCCCCTGAGGTCGCGCATTCCCTCGTGGTGCCGGTGGTGCGGGAGGCCCTGACCAATGCGCTGCGCTACGCCGACGACTCCCAGATCCTGGTCGCCGTCACTCCCGCGGCGGCGGGGGGAGCCGAGGTGCGGGTGGCCAGTGGTCTGCCCCCCCACCGCGGCGCCGCCCTCCGGGGGTGGCCGGGGCCTGGCCGGCATAGCGCGCCGCATCGCCGAGGCGGGCGGTGA
- a CDS encoding ABC-2 family transporter permease, whose protein sequence is MTQATITRPRHLTMRAWQWERRKISLLPVAATAALFGLLGALSGCWNYQYNQEIYAEQQTTWQAVLINGVQLPAMVFLPAGLAMFAAVDAARAQKARSWQRARSLDRAGVLLRAQVLRNLERAAVTALVFSSMIIGAIVVMGFGQDLLADGGLAVIVGRPLASVPCYWAVGSVITAAGLWIREFSGLAAAGLLGSILAMAIRVVVPGLSWLMPFALPVNAMVAKGGDELFSFLDMAGWAGIGLAWVIALYGVARRRAARMEA, encoded by the coding sequence ATGACTCAAGCAACCATCACCCGGCCCCGTCACCTGACCATGCGTGCCTGGCAGTGGGAACGCCGCAAGATCTCCCTGCTGCCCGTGGCCGCCACCGCTGCCCTGTTCGGCCTCCTGGGCGCACTGTCCGGGTGCTGGAACTACCAGTACAACCAGGAGATCTATGCCGAACAGCAAACGACCTGGCAGGCCGTGCTGATCAACGGCGTCCAGCTGCCCGCCATGGTTTTCCTGCCCGCGGGGCTGGCGATGTTCGCGGCCGTCGACGCAGCCCGCGCGCAGAAAGCCCGCAGCTGGCAGCGTGCCCGGTCGCTGGACCGAGCCGGGGTGCTGTTACGTGCCCAGGTTCTGCGCAACCTGGAGCGTGCCGCGGTCACGGCGCTGGTGTTTTCCAGCATGATCATCGGAGCCATCGTGGTGATGGGCTTCGGACAGGACCTGCTCGCGGACGGTGGACTCGCGGTGATCGTGGGTCGCCCCCTGGCGTCGGTGCCCTGCTACTGGGCCGTCGGATCTGTCATCACCGCGGCTGGGCTGTGGATTCGTGAATTCTCAGGGCTAGCGGCCGCCGGACTGCTGGGGTCGATCCTGGCCATGGCGATCCGGGTTGTGGTTCCGGGGCTCTCCTGGCTCATGCCGTTCGCGTTGCCGGTGAATGCGATGGTGGCGAAGGGTGGCGACGAGCTCTTCTCCTTCTTAGACATGGCGGGCTGGGCCGGGATCGGGCTGGCATGGGTGATCGCACTCTATGGTGTTGCCAGGCGGCGTGCGGCACGAATGGAGGCGTGA
- a CDS encoding ABC transporter permease — MSAAALPLKLELRKQRRGRIILFTAGILGLWIVWTLFLVRARAAKSGQFAATDFALLDGMVMSWVFSPLFVAVIAARLAAVDHQERMGQVFDALGQSLRQRFVAKLLILNALAALCCVLLVAVVVGFGVATGMPSSPELPATAARCLAVLLLGSVAVAAVQLALAMRFPDRPIGLIVSVAGAFLTTALEPLRIPEAGWLTPWSLTVGASPLEPATAYSTGTAAAALQLLTTPTGVFDVIALIVLAAAWTAAAIWFVTKPKELS; from the coding sequence ATGAGCGCAGCAGCACTTCCCCTGAAACTTGAATTGCGCAAGCAGCGGCGGGGCCGGATCATCCTGTTCACCGCCGGCATCCTGGGACTGTGGATCGTGTGGACGCTCTTCCTGGTCCGGGCCCGGGCAGCCAAGAGCGGGCAGTTCGCCGCGACCGACTTCGCCCTGCTCGACGGGATGGTCATGTCTTGGGTGTTCTCCCCGCTCTTTGTCGCCGTGATCGCAGCCCGGCTGGCTGCCGTCGACCATCAGGAGCGCATGGGGCAGGTCTTCGACGCGCTGGGCCAGTCGCTACGGCAGCGGTTCGTGGCGAAGCTGCTGATCCTGAATGCCCTAGCAGCCCTGTGCTGTGTGCTGCTCGTCGCGGTCGTGGTTGGTTTCGGCGTCGCCACCGGGATGCCGTCCAGTCCGGAACTGCCCGCGACGGCGGCCCGCTGCCTGGCCGTGCTCCTGCTGGGGTCCGTCGCCGTCGCTGCCGTGCAGCTGGCGCTGGCCATGCGATTCCCCGACCGTCCCATCGGGCTGATCGTCAGCGTGGCCGGGGCATTCCTGACAACGGCACTTGAACCGCTGCGCATCCCCGAGGCCGGGTGGCTGACGCCCTGGAGCCTGACCGTCGGTGCCTCCCCGCTGGAGCCCGCCACCGCCTACTCCACCGGGACCGCAGCCGCCGCCCTGCAGCTGCTGACCACCCCGACCGGCGTCTTCGACGTCATAGCCCTGATCGTCCTGGCCGCGGCCTGGACCGCCGCCGCCATCTGGTTCGTCACCAAACCCAAGGAACTCTCATGA
- a CDS encoding ABC transporter ATP-binding protein encodes MNMLIRTFGLTKRYGDQTVVNQIGLEVTQGRVYGFLGPNGAGKSTTFKLLLGLTRPTAGSIEILGRDLIHNASEILPRIGSLIEGPAFVPRLTGRENVSLVADYLGAPASAVQWVLETVDLAHAADRRAGQYSLGMKQRLGIAIALVGGPRLLLLDEPTNGLDPAGVVEIRNLIVRLTREHGITVLVSSHILSEIEQMADDVGIIKDGVLRYQGPLSRLRDEGRMVFRTSDLSGAAGVLAQRGIRTRVERGELISSHLPDPVVADGVAALARAGHQVTRVEHRRRSLEQIFLSLTETAVPAAATVPVGLRLQDTSHREQVMV; translated from the coding sequence ATGAACATGTTGATCCGCACCTTTGGGCTGACCAAGCGTTACGGAGACCAGACCGTCGTCAACCAAATCGGCCTTGAAGTCACGCAGGGCCGCGTCTACGGCTTCCTCGGACCCAACGGGGCCGGGAAGTCCACCACCTTCAAACTGCTACTCGGCCTGACCCGGCCCACCGCAGGCAGCATCGAGATCCTCGGCCGCGACCTCATCCACAACGCATCGGAGATCCTGCCGCGCATCGGTTCCCTCATCGAGGGCCCCGCCTTCGTTCCCCGCCTGACTGGCCGGGAGAACGTCTCTCTCGTCGCTGACTATCTCGGCGCACCCGCGAGCGCCGTCCAATGGGTCCTGGAGACCGTGGACCTCGCTCACGCCGCCGACCGCCGCGCCGGCCAGTACTCGCTGGGTATGAAGCAGCGGCTCGGCATCGCGATCGCGCTGGTCGGTGGGCCGCGCCTGCTGCTGCTCGACGAGCCCACCAACGGACTCGACCCGGCGGGAGTCGTCGAGATCCGGAACCTGATCGTCCGCCTGACCCGCGAGCACGGCATCACCGTGCTGGTCTCAAGCCACATCCTGAGCGAGATCGAGCAGATGGCCGACGACGTAGGCATCATCAAGGATGGTGTGCTGCGCTATCAGGGTCCCCTTTCGCGGCTCCGTGATGAGGGACGCATGGTGTTCCGCACCTCCGACCTGTCCGGCGCCGCCGGCGTCCTGGCTCAGCGTGGCATCCGCACCCGGGTCGAGAGAGGCGAGCTGATCTCCAGCCACCTGCCCGACCCGGTCGTGGCCGACGGCGTCGCAGCGCTGGCACGTGCGGGACATCAGGTCACTCGCGTCGAGCATCGTAGGCGGTCGCTGGAGCAGATCTTCCTGTCCCTGACTGAGACGGCTGTCCCGGCCGCCGCAACCGTCCCCGTGGGCCTGCGCCTCCAGGACACCTCCCACCGGGAGCAGGTGATGGTCTGA
- a CDS encoding SDR family NAD(P)-dependent oxidoreductase — protein MARIFITGSTEGLGRNAAEELLDAGHDVVVHARNQQRAAALDDLVARGADLVVGDLAQAEEVKELAEAVNSLGRMDAVIHNAGAANNPKSTHPGNPKALLPVNVVAPYLLTALIERPSRLVYLSSGMHLSGQPGLSGIDWSGERETRTYADSKLLLTTLVFHIARLWPHVLSNAVCPGWVPTRMGGPAATDDLTLGHKTQTWLAVSDDPEAQVSGEYWHHQQRQDPHPATRDPKLQQELAAALADHAGVPLKP, from the coding sequence ATGGCACGAATTTTCATCACCGGTTCGACGGAGGGACTGGGCAGAAACGCCGCCGAGGAGCTCCTCGACGCGGGACACGACGTCGTCGTGCATGCCCGCAACCAGCAGCGCGCCGCCGCACTCGACGACCTTGTCGCCCGCGGCGCCGACCTCGTGGTCGGCGACCTCGCCCAGGCTGAAGAGGTCAAAGAGCTGGCGGAGGCGGTGAACAGCCTCGGACGGATGGACGCGGTGATCCACAACGCGGGTGCCGCCAACAACCCGAAATCAACACACCCGGGGAACCCGAAGGCGCTGCTTCCGGTCAATGTCGTGGCCCCATACCTGCTAACCGCGCTGATTGAGCGGCCCAGCCGCCTGGTGTACCTGAGCAGCGGCATGCACCTGAGTGGGCAGCCCGGTCTCAGCGGCATCGACTGGTCGGGGGAACGCGAAACCCGCACCTACGCCGACAGCAAACTCCTGCTCACCACACTTGTCTTCCACATCGCCCGCCTGTGGCCTCACGTGCTGAGCAACGCCGTCTGCCCCGGCTGGGTGCCCACCCGCATGGGCGGACCCGCCGCCACGGACGACCTCACCCTCGGCCACAAGACCCAGACCTGGCTGGCAGTGAGCGACGATCCCGAAGCCCAGGTCAGCGGGGAATACTGGCACCACCAGCAGCGACAGGACCCCCACCCCGCCACCCGCGACCCAAAACTTCAGCAGGAACTCGCCGCCGCCCTCGCCGACCACGCCGGAGTTCCTCTGAAACCCTGA
- a CDS encoding type II toxin-antitoxin system VapC family toxin produces MIALDTNILVYAHREDSPHHTAALRVIQELTDAPGVFGIPWPCVSEFLAVTTHPRIYDPPSLLDVALDAIEQLTLLPKALLLGETSDYLRTLRGFGGPGMTGARLHEARIAAICLGHGVTELLTADRDYSPFPSLKTRNPLTQT; encoded by the coding sequence ATGATCGCACTCGACACCAACATCCTGGTATACGCGCACCGTGAGGACAGCCCGCACCATACGGCCGCCCTCCGGGTCATTCAAGAGCTGACGGACGCGCCGGGAGTGTTCGGCATCCCCTGGCCCTGCGTTTCTGAGTTCCTGGCGGTGACCACGCACCCCCGCATCTACGACCCACCGTCCCTGCTGGATGTCGCCCTGGACGCGATAGAGCAGCTGACCTTACTGCCCAAGGCCCTTCTCCTAGGGGAGACGTCCGACTATCTGCGGACCCTCAGGGGTTTCGGCGGCCCTGGAATGACCGGGGCGAGACTGCACGAAGCCAGGATCGCGGCCATCTGCCTGGGGCACGGCGTCACAGAACTGTTGACCGCGGATCGCGACTACTCGCCCTTCCCCAGTCTGAAAACCCGGAACCCGCTCACGCAAACCTAG
- a CDS encoding type II toxin-antitoxin system Phd/YefM family antitoxin: MSIQINVADAKARLSELLTRVEKGEQITLARAGRPIATLNPVENAPKRILGQHPEFAIPRDELLAPMSEAELAEWE; encoded by the coding sequence ATGAGCATCCAGATCAACGTGGCTGACGCCAAGGCGAGGCTCTCAGAGCTCCTCACCAGGGTAGAGAAGGGCGAGCAGATCACATTGGCGCGCGCCGGACGACCCATCGCCACGTTGAACCCCGTGGAAAATGCACCAAAACGCATCCTCGGACAGCACCCTGAATTCGCGATCCCACGCGACGAGCTCCTGGCCCCGATGAGCGAAGCCGAGCTGGCCGAGTGGGAGTGA
- a CDS encoding CAP domain-containing protein, with amino-acid sequence MLNLVNQQRSAAGCGPLTLDNRLNQAATAHSQDMSQNNYFAHNSQDGRDPFQRMRDAGYPSPGAENIAQGYADEQAVVDGWMNSPGHRANILNCNLHTMGLGTASSPAKGIYWTQTFGF; translated from the coding sequence GTGCTGAACCTGGTCAACCAGCAACGCTCCGCCGCCGGCTGTGGACCGCTGACCCTCGACAACCGGCTGAACCAGGCGGCCACCGCCCACTCCCAGGACATGAGCCAGAACAACTATTTCGCGCACAACTCCCAGGACGGCCGCGACCCGTTCCAGCGGATGCGTGATGCCGGTTACCCGTCGCCGGGGGCCGAGAACATAGCCCAGGGCTATGCCGACGAGCAGGCGGTGGTCGACGGCTGGATGAACAGCCCAGGCCACCGGGCCAACATCCTCAACTGCAACCTGCACACCATGGGCCTCGGCACCGCGTCCTCACCCGCGAAGGGAATCTACTGGACGCAGACCTTCGGCTTCTAA
- a CDS encoding response regulator transcription factor encodes MPEYPTPITGLPPGRVDVLIVEDERELAEATAEYLDAMGISSHHEPTAEAALDVLSRREAGVVLLDVNLPGDSGFAFCRQLRQASQVPVIFISARGSEDDQVLALSVGGDDYIIKPFSLAVLAAKISRMLSRSGQHTAGFDDGRLRVDDEAGRVWLHDRELRLPTMEDRLLRHLVRHRGRVVTKQELFDEVWGEPFTSDGTLTVHIRRLRRRIEPDPERPTYLKTVWGRGYLFEDTR; translated from the coding sequence ATGCCTGAGTACCCGACACCCATAACCGGCCTCCCACCGGGGCGGGTGGATGTGCTGATCGTCGAGGATGAGCGGGAGCTCGCCGAGGCCACCGCTGAATACCTCGATGCCATGGGGATCAGCAGCCATCACGAACCGACGGCGGAGGCCGCTCTTGACGTCCTGAGCCGCCGGGAGGCGGGGGTGGTCCTGCTGGATGTGAACCTGCCAGGCGACAGCGGGTTCGCGTTCTGCCGGCAGCTGCGGCAGGCCTCACAGGTCCCGGTCATCTTCATCAGCGCCCGCGGCAGCGAGGACGACCAGGTGCTCGCCCTGAGCGTCGGCGGCGATGACTACATCATCAAGCCCTTCTCGCTAGCCGTACTGGCCGCCAAGATCAGCCGCATGCTGAGCAGGTCCGGTCAACACACCGCCGGGTTCGACGATGGGAGGCTACGGGTCGACGACGAGGCGGGACGGGTTTGGCTGCATGACCGGGAACTTAGGCTGCCGACCATGGAGGACCGCCTGCTACGACACCTGGTGCGCCACCGCGGCCGCGTCGTCACGAAGCAGGAGCTGTTCGACGAGGTCTGGGGCGAGCCGTTTACCTCGGACGGGACGCTGACGGTTCACATCCGTCGGCTGCGGCGGCGGATCGAGCCGGACCCCGAACGCCCCACCTATCTCAAGACCGTGTGGGGACGAGGCTATCTGTTCGAGGACACCAGGTGA
- a CDS encoding HAMP domain-containing sensor histidine kinase — MRRGFGIGIVVVAVVGIVVTWWLASRPTPTPQTAEFNDIAQTLAEHWPSIHEEDFARSPVPFLVIGEDGTPLFRRGDIPASTLQAAGAGSPSLPVLVSGRWVAQVYFPNIPAGDYAARQHLTAWAVTGAIAAVTLLATAHTWWLRRRVVLPFRRLERFAADVAAGDLDAPLQVDAGNVFGAWSESFDVMRRELAAARTQAAAAEESKRQLVAQISHDIRTPLASIKATAEVLGLKETDPSRLERLGVIDSKVAQLQSLVADLATAGTASRPSLEIRPEVVTGSEIATWVSHAGSAYGVTVGPIPDCLVEVDPGRMQQVFDNILTNATKYARTAVTVTARLDADVLCIDVQDEGPGLPAAEVQAVFDHRFRGSNSAGIPGEGLGLHTCAQLMDAMGGSISASGDPGFRIRLGLPLAR; from the coding sequence GTGAGACGGGGCTTTGGCATCGGCATCGTAGTGGTCGCGGTGGTAGGCATCGTTGTCACGTGGTGGCTGGCCAGCCGTCCGACGCCCACCCCTCAGACCGCCGAGTTCAACGACATCGCCCAGACGCTGGCGGAGCATTGGCCCAGTATCCACGAGGAGGACTTCGCCCGCTCGCCGGTTCCCTTCCTGGTCATCGGCGAGGACGGGACACCACTCTTCAGACGCGGTGACATCCCGGCCAGCACGCTGCAGGCGGCTGGAGCCGGTTCTCCCAGCCTGCCCGTGCTGGTCTCGGGCCGCTGGGTGGCACAGGTGTACTTCCCCAACATCCCCGCCGGGGACTACGCGGCCCGGCAACACCTGACCGCCTGGGCTGTCACCGGCGCGATCGCAGCGGTGACGCTGCTCGCCACCGCTCACACCTGGTGGCTGCGGCGCCGGGTGGTGCTTCCGTTCCGGCGGCTGGAACGGTTCGCGGCCGACGTCGCGGCGGGCGATCTCGACGCTCCCCTACAGGTGGATGCCGGAAATGTGTTCGGAGCCTGGAGTGAGAGCTTCGACGTCATGCGGCGCGAGCTGGCAGCCGCCCGCACCCAGGCTGCTGCCGCCGAGGAGTCCAAGAGGCAGCTGGTGGCCCAGATCAGTCACGACATCCGCACACCGCTAGCATCCATCAAGGCGACGGCGGAGGTGTTGGGCCTCAAAGAGACGGACCCCTCACGGCTGGAGCGCCTCGGCGTCATCGACTCCAAGGTGGCCCAGTTGCAGTCCCTGGTGGCCGACCTCGCGACTGCCGGCACCGCCTCGCGCCCCAGCCTGGAGATCAGGCCCGAGGTGGTGACCGGCAGCGAAATCGCCACGTGGGTGAGCCACGCCGGCTCCGCGTACGGCGTCACCGTCGGGCCCATCCCGGACTGCCTGGTCGAGGTCGATCCCGGCAGGATGCAGCAGGTCTTCGACAACATCCTCACCAACGCTACAAAATACGCTCGTACGGCCGTCACCGTCACCGCCCGGCTCGACGCCGACGTGCTGTGCATCGATGTGCAGGACGAGGGGCCGGGGCTGCCTGCTGCAGAGGTGCAGGCGGTCTTCGATCACCGGTTCCGCGGCTCGAACTCCGCCGGGATTCCCGGCGAGGGGCTGGGTCTTCACACCTGCGCCCAGCTGATGGACGCGATGGGCGGCTCGATCTCGGCGAGCGGGGATCCCGGTTTCCGCATCCGCCTCGGCCTGCCGCTGGCACGCTGA
- a CDS encoding ABC transporter ATP-binding protein has product MAMNPIIETSKLSKTFSVGGTQQHVLVNLDLRIEAGDFTVIMGPSGSGKSTLLYTLSGMDRPSLGRIRFLGTDITGYSENRLARFRRSHCGFVFQQIHLLDSLSVFDNLMVLGLLVGRNRRAVAERARQLLTLVGLFEQDYRKFPSMLSGGEAQRVGIARALINSPAVCFADEPTGQLNHDNTDRVLNLLTGIHRDGQSIVLVTHDPHVAARGSRVLYLRDGGVVDELVLGRYQGDDHARSQHLNGFLTKMGW; this is encoded by the coding sequence ATGGCCATGAACCCCATCATCGAGACCTCGAAGCTGTCGAAGACGTTCTCCGTCGGTGGCACGCAGCAGCACGTCCTGGTGAATCTCGACCTGAGGATCGAGGCCGGTGATTTCACCGTCATCATGGGCCCCTCGGGGTCCGGTAAGTCGACGCTGCTGTATACGCTCTCCGGCATGGACCGCCCCAGCCTGGGCCGGATCCGCTTCCTGGGCACCGACATCACCGGCTACAGCGAGAACCGACTGGCCCGCTTCCGCCGCAGCCACTGCGGTTTCGTCTTCCAGCAGATCCACCTGCTGGACTCGCTGTCGGTGTTCGACAACCTCATGGTGCTCGGCCTGCTGGTCGGCCGGAACCGGCGGGCCGTCGCCGAGCGGGCCCGGCAGCTGCTGACTCTCGTCGGACTCTTCGAACAGGACTACCGCAAGTTCCCCAGTATGCTCTCAGGCGGCGAGGCCCAGCGGGTCGGAATCGCGCGTGCACTGATCAACTCGCCCGCGGTGTGCTTCGCCGACGAGCCCACCGGACAGCTGAACCACGACAACACCGACCGGGTCCTGAATCTGCTGACCGGTATCCACCGGGATGGGCAAAGCATCGTGTTAGTCACCCACGACCCGCACGTGGCGGCGCGCGGCAGTCGAGTGCTCTACCTGCGCGACGGCGGCGTCGTCGATGAGCTCGTCCTGGGACGTTATCAGGGCGACGACCACGCCAGGAGCCAGCACCTCAACGGCTTCCTGACCAAGATGGGGTGGTGA